Below is a genomic region from Patescibacteria group bacterium.
ATCACCCACAATTTTGATATTTGTGCCCAGCAAAGTGGTTAATTTGGTCCAGCCTGCCATATCATCATCTGCCAAACCATCCTCAATGCTATAAATTGGGTATTTGTCCGCTAGGGATTTTAAATATTCAATCATTTGGTCGGTTGATAAAACCTTATTTTCTTTTTTAAGCGTATATTGACCGGATTGATTCATTATTTGAGAGGCGGCGACATCCAAGCCAACAAAAACATCTTTTCCGGGAGTAAAGCCAGCGCTGGTAATTGCCTCAACAATTGCCGCAATCGCTTTTTCGTTTTGGTCAAAAGAGGGAGAATAGCCACCCTCATCGCCAACATTCGTTGAAACATTTTTTGATTTTAATTGTTTGCCTAAAGCATGATATACTTCAGAACCCCATCTTACTGCTTCTTTAAAGCTGTCTGCACCCATGGGAATAATCATAAATTCTTGAATATCTAAATTGTAACCCGCGTGAATGCCGCCATTAATGACATTCATAAAGGGCACCGGCATATGATATGATTCAGGTTGTGGTCGAGTCAAGCGAGTTAAATATTGGTATAAAGGGTATCGATAAGCGATTGCTCCAGCTCGAGCACAAGCTAAAGAGGCGCCTAATATTGCATTTGCACCTAATTTGGCCTTGTTGGCAGTATTATCTAAATAAATTAAGATGCGATCAATTTCAGTCTGATTGGCTAAATCTTTGCCCACAAGATTTTTTTGAATTACAGTTTCCACATTTTCAACCGCTTTTAAAACTCCTTTACCGCCAAACCTTTTTGGATCGCTATCCCTTAATTCCAAAGCCTCAAATTGTCCCACCGAGGCTCCAGATGGGACCGAAGAGCGGTCAAAAAAACCATCATCAGTAATCACATCAACTTCTACCGTGGGATCA
It encodes:
- the eno gene encoding phosphopyruvate hydratase; protein product: MSKIAKLIAREILDSRGDPTVEVDVITDDGFFDRSSVPSGASVGQFEALELRDSDPKRFGGKGVLKAVENVETVIQKNLVGKDLANQTEIDRILIYLDNTANKAKLGANAILGASLACARAGAIAYRYPLYQYLTRLTRPQPESYHMPVPFMNVINGGIHAGYNLDIQEFMIIPMGADSFKEAVRWGSEVYHALGKQLKSKNVSTNVGDEGGYSPSFDQNEKAIAAIVEAITSAGFTPGKDVFVGLDVAASQIMNQSGQYTLKKENKVLSTDQMIEYLKSLADKYPIYSIEDGLADDDMAGWTKLTTLLGTNIKIVGDDIFVTNIERLNLGIQNQAGNAIIIKPNQVGTLSETIKTVKLAQQSGYTIIISHRSGETEDTFIADLAVGVGAFGIKSGSLSRSERTAKYNQIIRIEEALGAKAVFGHNSKSESTIY